The following coding sequences lie in one Apus apus isolate bApuApu2 chromosome 16, bApuApu2.pri.cur, whole genome shotgun sequence genomic window:
- the GIT2 gene encoding ARF GTPase-activating protein GIT2 isoform X3, with amino-acid sequence MAKRLRSSEVCADCSAPDPCWASINRGILICDECCSVHRSLGRHISQVRHLKHTPWPPTLLQMVETLYNNGANSIWEHSLLDPASVMSGRRKASPQDKVHPNKAEFIRAKYQMLAFVHRLPCREDDSVTAKDLSKQLHSSVRTGNLETCLRLLSLGAQANFFHPEKGNTPLHVAAKAGQTLQAELLAVYGADPGTQDSNGKTPVDYARQGGHHELAERLVEIQYELTDRLAFYLCGRKPEHKNGQHFVIPQMADSSLDISELAKAAKKKLQSLSNHLFEELAMDVYDEVDRRETDAVWLATQNHSTLVTETTVVPFLPVNPEYSSTRNQGRQKLARFNAHEFATLVIDILSDAKRRQQGNPLAGSKENVELILKSISNQHSSESQDNDQPDYDSVASDEDTDLEAIAAKSNRQKSLDSDLSDGPVTAQEYMQVKNALVASEVKIQQLMKVNVNLSDELRIMQKKLQTLQSENTNLRRQATTNLYQVQSGSEYTDPANNSSLKRRPSARGSRPMSMYETGSGQKPYLPLGEVTYPEESITRLQPFPAHASKLEKQSSVSESDYDNPTTPLELEETGSGRKGRQRSVIWQGEGSIPEDGDTAPSSSLPSTEDVIRKTEQITKNIQELLRAAQENKHDRALGPAGSLGLGHSLGCFSTMAPLQPLTVQQPGPASCYIPCSERIHVAVTEMAALFPKKPKSELVRTSLRLLTSSAYRLQSECTKALPVETCPTTDIQLVTQQVIQCAYDIAKAAKQLVTITTKENNN; translated from the exons aTGGCCAAGCGCCTGAGGAGCAGCGAGGTCTGCGCCGACTGCAGCGCCCCGG ATCCCTGTTGGGCGTCTATAAACCGTGGGATCCTGATCTGTGACGAGTGCTGCAGCGTCCACCGGAGCCTGGGCCGTCACATCTCTCAAGTGAGACATCTCAAGCACACACCATGGCCTCCAACACTGCTGCAG ATGGTTGAAACTCTGTACAATAATGGTGCTAACTCTATATGGGAACATTCCTTGCTGGACCCTGCCTCTGTTATGAGTGGAAGGCGCAAGGCGAGCCCACAGGATAAAGTGCA CCCCAATAAGGCAGAATTCATTAGAGCTAAATACCAGATGTTGGCGTTTGTGCATCGCCTGCCGTGCCGTGAGGATGACAGTGTTACTGCCAAAGACCTCAGCAAG cAACTCCATTCCAGTGTCAGGACGGGGAACCTGGAGACCTGCCTGCGGCTGCTCTCCTTGGGAGCTCAGGCCAACTTCTTCCATCCC gagaaagggaacaCCCCACTCCACGTTGCTGCCAAGGCGGGACAGACTTTACAGGCGGAATTACTGGCGGTTTATGGTGCAGATCCTGGCACGCAGGATTCCAATGGGAAAACTCCAGTTGACTATGCAAG ACAAGGTGGGCACCATGAGCTGGCAGAGCGCCTGGTGGAAATTCAGTATGAACTCACAGACAGGCTGGCTTTCTATCTCTGTGGCAGGAAACCAG AGCATAAGAATGGGCAGCACTTTGTTATACCTCAGATGGCAGACAG caGTCTAGATATATCAGAACTTGCAAAAGCAGCTAAGAAGAAGCTTCAGTCT CTGAGCAACCACTTGTTTGAAGAACTTGCCATGGATGTTTATGATGAAGTTGACAGAAGGGAAACAGATGCAG TTTGGCTTGCTACTCAGAATCACAGCACACTGGTGACAGAGACCACAGTGGtcccttttcttcctgtaaatCCTGAATATTCCTCAACCAGGAATCAG GGAAGGCAGAAACTGGCTCGATTTAATGCCCATGAGTTCGCTACGCTCGTTATAGACATTTTAAGTGATGCCAAACGAAGACAACAGGGGAATCCTCTTGCTGGCTCAAAAG AAAATGTGGAACTGATACTCAAATCAATCAGCAATCAACATAGTAGTGAAAGTCAGGATAATGACCAGCCTGATTATGATAGTGTTGCTTCAGATGAAGATACAGATCTGGAAGCAATTGCAGCTAAATCAAACAGACAGAAG AGCCTGGATTCAGACTTGTCAGATGGACCAGTGACAGCCCAAGAATATATGCAAGTTAAAAATGCCCTGGTGGCTTCTGAGGTAAAGATCCAGCAGTTAATGAAGGTGAACGTCAACCTGAGCGACGAGCTGAGGATCATGCAGAAAAAG cttcaaaCGCTGCAGAGTGAAAATACCAACCTCAGAAGACAGGCCACAACCAATCTGTATCAGGTCCAAAGTGGTTCTGAATACACAGACCCTGCCAACAATTCTTCTTTAAAGCGGCGACCATCTGCACGGGGTAGCAGACCCATGTCCATGTATGAGACTGGATCAGGGCAGAAGCCCTACCTCCCCCTGGGAGAGGTCACATATCCAGAAGAAAGCATAACCAGgctgcagcctttccctgcACAT GCCTCgaagctggagaagcagagcagcGTGTCCGAGAGTGACTACGATAACCCCACCACCcccctggagctggaggagacgGG GTCAGGCAGGAAGGGCAGGCAGAGGAGTGTCATTTGGCAGGGGGAGGGATCCATCCCTGAAGATGGTGACACAGCCCCCAGCTCCAGTTTGCCCAGTACGGAAGACGTCATCCGGAAAACTGAGCAGATCACCAAGAACATTCAGGAGCTGCTGCGAGCAGCACAAGAGAACAAGCATGACAG AGCGTTAGGGCCTGCGGGCTCGCTGGGGCTCgggcacagcctgggctgcttcAGCACGATGGCTCCCCTGCAGCCTCTGACCGTccagcagcctggccctgcctccTG CTATATACCATGCTCCGAGAGAATCCATGTGGCTGTAACGGAAATGGCAGCGCTGTTCCCAAAA aaACCCAAATCTGAACTGGTCAGGACTTCTTTGCGCCTGCTGACCTCTAGTGCCTACAGACTCCAGTCCGAGTGCACAAAAGCCCTTCCCGTGGAGACCTGCCCCACCACAGACATCCAGCTGGTCACCCAGCAGGTCATCCAGTGCGCCTACGACATCGCCAAGGCTGCCAAGCAGCTGGTCACCATCACCACCAAAGAGAACAACAACTGA
- the GIT2 gene encoding ARF GTPase-activating protein GIT2 isoform X6 codes for MAKRLRSSEVCADCSAPDPCWASINRGILICDECCSVHRSLGRHISQVRHLKHTPWPPTLLQMVETLYNNGANSIWEHSLLDPASVMSGRRKASPQDKVHPNKAEFIRAKYQMLAFVHRLPCREDDSVTAKDLSKQLHSSVRTGNLETCLRLLSLGAQANFFHPEKGNTPLHVAAKAGQTLQAELLAVYGADPGTQDSNGKTPVDYARQGGHHELAERLVEIQYELTDRLAFYLCGRKPEHKNGQHFVIPQMADSSLDISELAKAAKKKLQSLSNHLFEELAMDVYDEVDRRETDAVWLATQNHSTLVTETTVVPFLPVNPEYSSTRNQGRQKLARFNAHEFATLVIDILSDAKRRQQGNPLAGSKENVELILKSISNQHSSESQDNDQPDYDSVASDEDTDLEAIAAKSNRQKSLDSDLSDGPVTAQEYMQVKNALVASEVKIQQLMKVNVNLSDELRIMQKKLQTLQSENTNLRRQATTNLYQVQSGSEYTDPANNSSLKRRPSARGSRPMSMYETGSGQKPYLPLGEVTYPEESITRLQPFPAHIGRSAFVTSSSSLPSFPSTLSWSRDESTRRASKLEKQSSVSESDYDNPTTPLELEETGSGRKGRQRSVIWQGEGSIPEDGDTAPSSSLPSTEDVIRKTEQITKNIQELLRAAQENKHDRALGPAGSLGLGHSLGCFSTMAPLQPLTVQQPGPASWYSRLCPCLPAIYHAPRESMWL; via the exons aTGGCCAAGCGCCTGAGGAGCAGCGAGGTCTGCGCCGACTGCAGCGCCCCGG ATCCCTGTTGGGCGTCTATAAACCGTGGGATCCTGATCTGTGACGAGTGCTGCAGCGTCCACCGGAGCCTGGGCCGTCACATCTCTCAAGTGAGACATCTCAAGCACACACCATGGCCTCCAACACTGCTGCAG ATGGTTGAAACTCTGTACAATAATGGTGCTAACTCTATATGGGAACATTCCTTGCTGGACCCTGCCTCTGTTATGAGTGGAAGGCGCAAGGCGAGCCCACAGGATAAAGTGCA CCCCAATAAGGCAGAATTCATTAGAGCTAAATACCAGATGTTGGCGTTTGTGCATCGCCTGCCGTGCCGTGAGGATGACAGTGTTACTGCCAAAGACCTCAGCAAG cAACTCCATTCCAGTGTCAGGACGGGGAACCTGGAGACCTGCCTGCGGCTGCTCTCCTTGGGAGCTCAGGCCAACTTCTTCCATCCC gagaaagggaacaCCCCACTCCACGTTGCTGCCAAGGCGGGACAGACTTTACAGGCGGAATTACTGGCGGTTTATGGTGCAGATCCTGGCACGCAGGATTCCAATGGGAAAACTCCAGTTGACTATGCAAG ACAAGGTGGGCACCATGAGCTGGCAGAGCGCCTGGTGGAAATTCAGTATGAACTCACAGACAGGCTGGCTTTCTATCTCTGTGGCAGGAAACCAG AGCATAAGAATGGGCAGCACTTTGTTATACCTCAGATGGCAGACAG caGTCTAGATATATCAGAACTTGCAAAAGCAGCTAAGAAGAAGCTTCAGTCT CTGAGCAACCACTTGTTTGAAGAACTTGCCATGGATGTTTATGATGAAGTTGACAGAAGGGAAACAGATGCAG TTTGGCTTGCTACTCAGAATCACAGCACACTGGTGACAGAGACCACAGTGGtcccttttcttcctgtaaatCCTGAATATTCCTCAACCAGGAATCAG GGAAGGCAGAAACTGGCTCGATTTAATGCCCATGAGTTCGCTACGCTCGTTATAGACATTTTAAGTGATGCCAAACGAAGACAACAGGGGAATCCTCTTGCTGGCTCAAAAG AAAATGTGGAACTGATACTCAAATCAATCAGCAATCAACATAGTAGTGAAAGTCAGGATAATGACCAGCCTGATTATGATAGTGTTGCTTCAGATGAAGATACAGATCTGGAAGCAATTGCAGCTAAATCAAACAGACAGAAG AGCCTGGATTCAGACTTGTCAGATGGACCAGTGACAGCCCAAGAATATATGCAAGTTAAAAATGCCCTGGTGGCTTCTGAGGTAAAGATCCAGCAGTTAATGAAGGTGAACGTCAACCTGAGCGACGAGCTGAGGATCATGCAGAAAAAG cttcaaaCGCTGCAGAGTGAAAATACCAACCTCAGAAGACAGGCCACAACCAATCTGTATCAGGTCCAAAGTGGTTCTGAATACACAGACCCTGCCAACAATTCTTCTTTAAAGCGGCGACCATCTGCACGGGGTAGCAGACCCATGTCCATGTATGAGACTGGATCAGGGCAGAAGCCCTACCTCCCCCTGGGAGAGGTCACATATCCAGAAGAAAGCATAACCAGgctgcagcctttccctgcACAT ATCGGGAGGAGTGCGTTTGTGACCTCCTCTTCATCTCTaccttccttcccctccacgCTTTCCTGGTCAAGGGATGAAAGCACACGAAGG GCCTCgaagctggagaagcagagcagcGTGTCCGAGAGTGACTACGATAACCCCACCACCcccctggagctggaggagacgGG GTCAGGCAGGAAGGGCAGGCAGAGGAGTGTCATTTGGCAGGGGGAGGGATCCATCCCTGAAGATGGTGACACAGCCCCCAGCTCCAGTTTGCCCAGTACGGAAGACGTCATCCGGAAAACTGAGCAGATCACCAAGAACATTCAGGAGCTGCTGCGAGCAGCACAAGAGAACAAGCATGACAG AGCGTTAGGGCCTGCGGGCTCGCTGGGGCTCgggcacagcctgggctgcttcAGCACGATGGCTCCCCTGCAGCCTCTGACCGTccagcagcctggccctgcctccTGGTACTCTCGCCTCTGTCCCTGCCTCCCAG CTATATACCATGCTCCGAGAGAATCCATGTGGCTGTAA